The Candidatus Zixiibacteriota bacterium genome window below encodes:
- a CDS encoding zinc-ribbon domain containing protein: MQDDDRKHRILTCVDCGEEFVFTVSAQEYFEERGFQHSPKRCKNCHSKHKREQKVAR; the protein is encoded by the coding sequence ATGCAGGACGATGACCGCAAGCACCGTATCTTGACATGCGTGGATTGTGGCGAGGAGTTCGTCTTTACGGTCTCGGCACAAGAGTACTTTGAGGAACGCGGGTTCCAGCACTCACCAAAGCGTTGCAAGAACTGCCACAGCAAACATAAGCGCGAGCAGAAAGTCGCCCGTTAG
- a CDS encoding A24 family peptidase: MIPLEWHLWIIVIALGLTVGSFLNVVICRLPRGETLWRPRSRCPRCRHQLRWYQNIPVLSWLFLRGRCAFCGARISWTYPVVEIACTLLFAAFYARYGVSFATAGFWYMSATLIAVFFIDLEHRIIPNRLTYPGVVIGVVTALVSHHLGWLQSLLGTLVGAAVFAAMAFLGQALFKKESMGGGDIKLAAMLGAFLGVTKILVVFVLSAAIGLTISVVAMAISPALRRDRLIPFGPFLALATVVVAFFGEQIIAYYVRHFLP; the protein is encoded by the coding sequence ATGATACCGCTGGAATGGCATCTCTGGATCATTGTGATCGCCCTCGGCCTGACGGTCGGGAGCTTCCTCAACGTGGTGATCTGCCGTCTGCCCCGGGGCGAGACACTCTGGCGCCCACGGTCCCGCTGCCCGCGTTGTCGCCATCAACTGCGGTGGTACCAGAACATCCCGGTGCTCTCCTGGTTATTCCTGAGGGGACGCTGCGCCTTCTGCGGGGCGCGTATCAGTTGGACCTACCCAGTCGTCGAGATCGCCTGCACGTTGCTCTTTGCCGCCTTTTATGCCCGCTATGGGGTGTCCTTCGCGACAGCCGGGTTTTGGTACATGTCGGCGACACTGATCGCCGTCTTCTTCATCGACTTGGAGCACCGGATCATTCCCAACCGGCTCACATACCCTGGCGTTGTGATCGGGGTCGTCACCGCCTTGGTGTCCCATCACCTGGGTTGGTTGCAATCGTTGCTGGGCACGCTGGTCGGGGCGGCTGTGTTCGCGGCGATGGCATTCTTGGGGCAGGCGCTCTTCAAGAAGGAGAGCATGGGGGGCGGCGACATCAAACTGGCCGCGATGCTGGGCGCCTTTCTCGGTGTGACCAAGATTCTCGTGGTCTTCGTCCTCTCGGCCGCCATCGGCCTGACCATCTCGGTCGTCGCCATGGCGATCTCACCGGCGCTACGACGGGATCGGTTGATCCCCTTCGGTCCCTTCCTCGCGCTGGCGACCGTCGTGGTGGCATTCTTCGGCGAACAGATCATTGCCTACTACGTGCGGCACTTCCTGCCGTAG